From Zavarzinella sp., one genomic window encodes:
- a CDS encoding BatA domain-containing protein, translated as MLFAITGLPILLTGAALVGVPVLLHLIMKQEPKRLLFPAFRFLKQKQRINQRKIRLRHLLLLLLRIGLIALICLSLFQPKIVSKGFNLRGSQPAAIVIVIDTSASMGYVLSERTGLTEQRQNQLKMLEEPADGPWTCLDEARGRALELLDDVPAGSKVAVIDSADRVEPTWSNTVEDARDRIRAIKRTTANSRTISQSLESAYLFYSKTSLKADSQTENLPRLLAVFSDTTRSAWDNEQKQTLLDLKAKAKQPDIFHLWIDVGVEKPVNCQISSFHMQPQLLSTNQPAVIDVVLQSTGQPVNNIVKFVVDGNELQRLPITLDAGGSTTLSFVARDLPPGLHEAGVSLVTSDALNSDNERFISFRVREARKILVLIDDPVHQLLTGSLAVGDVRRAQAFAWITALESLGWYQAEVATTAEFATGNVNLASYELVTLMALDAPTDELWRNLNGYLNNGGQVILVPGNSTMNPINYRTDAAMEVLAARYDFWEQIAVDQPAISWAWAAMSPQRPMLTLFRKVKETSDFFDNLPPATRGYWKLNAPNPDRVIVTYNDAAMPDLRSPAILERTIGPRGTLIQFTTPMGIGSDAPHNYATSWFYLVLVNETVSSMLGDQQDRSFNFYGGQNVLLPWPTDGTDQAYYLSGPGVDTTAAVFRKSSSDPYFRLSPDRTGYQGHFRVESEDRKFREGFSINIPPNETNLERLESGLITEIMGEESLVSADRELSLDDSLRGKVSQPIELFPLLMIALLLFLAFENFLSNRFYRKRTAEGGGK; from the coding sequence ATGCTGTTTGCCATCACGGGATTGCCGATTTTGTTAACTGGAGCAGCGTTGGTTGGCGTTCCAGTTCTGCTCCATTTAATCATGAAGCAGGAACCAAAACGCCTCCTGTTTCCTGCATTCCGATTCCTGAAGCAAAAACAGCGAATCAATCAGCGAAAAATCCGATTGCGACATTTGCTTTTGCTGTTACTGCGTATCGGTTTGATCGCATTAATCTGTCTTTCTTTGTTTCAACCTAAAATTGTCAGCAAGGGGTTTAATCTACGCGGCAGTCAACCTGCAGCAATCGTTATCGTCATCGACACCAGTGCCAGCATGGGATACGTGCTTTCCGAACGAACTGGCCTGACGGAACAGCGACAGAACCAATTAAAAATGCTCGAAGAACCGGCAGACGGACCCTGGACCTGTCTGGACGAAGCGCGTGGACGAGCACTTGAATTGCTGGATGATGTCCCTGCAGGCAGCAAAGTTGCTGTGATTGACAGTGCGGATCGAGTGGAGCCCACCTGGAGCAACACGGTCGAGGATGCCCGAGATCGGATTCGTGCGATCAAACGCACCACAGCAAATAGCCGGACCATCAGCCAATCATTGGAATCAGCCTATCTCTTTTACAGTAAAACATCACTGAAAGCAGATTCGCAAACAGAAAACCTTCCCCGCTTACTAGCAGTCTTTTCCGACACAACCAGATCTGCATGGGATAACGAACAAAAGCAAACCCTGCTCGATTTGAAGGCCAAGGCTAAACAACCGGACATTTTTCACCTCTGGATCGATGTGGGGGTTGAAAAACCAGTCAATTGTCAGATCAGTAGTTTTCATATGCAGCCGCAGCTTCTGTCTACAAACCAACCAGCAGTTATCGATGTGGTGCTTCAGTCGACAGGACAACCAGTTAATAATATTGTGAAGTTTGTTGTCGATGGTAACGAACTGCAGCGGTTGCCCATAACTCTGGATGCGGGTGGTTCCACGACATTATCCTTCGTGGCACGCGACCTTCCACCTGGACTGCACGAAGCGGGTGTTTCTTTGGTGACATCAGATGCCCTCAACAGCGATAACGAAAGGTTTATTTCCTTTCGTGTGCGGGAGGCCCGAAAGATTCTGGTGCTGATTGATGATCCCGTCCACCAGTTATTGACAGGCTCCCTTGCCGTGGGCGACGTTCGCCGTGCACAAGCCTTTGCCTGGATTACCGCACTGGAATCGCTGGGCTGGTACCAGGCTGAGGTGGCTACCACGGCTGAATTTGCCACTGGCAACGTAAATCTGGCAAGTTACGAACTTGTGACATTAATGGCGTTGGATGCCCCCACCGACGAGCTTTGGAGAAACTTAAACGGCTATCTGAATAATGGTGGGCAAGTGATTCTGGTACCAGGTAACAGCACCATGAATCCGATCAACTACCGCACCGATGCAGCAATGGAAGTTCTGGCAGCGCGATACGATTTCTGGGAACAGATTGCTGTGGATCAACCAGCAATCTCCTGGGCCTGGGCAGCGATGAGCCCCCAACGTCCGATGCTGACACTATTTCGAAAAGTGAAAGAAACTTCAGATTTTTTTGATAACTTACCACCCGCAACACGGGGTTATTGGAAGTTGAATGCACCTAATCCTGATCGAGTAATTGTTACTTACAATGATGCGGCGATGCCTGACTTGAGATCACCCGCCATTCTTGAAAGAACAATCGGCCCACGCGGGACACTCATTCAGTTTACTACCCCGATGGGTATTGGCAGTGATGCACCCCACAACTACGCCACCAGTTGGTTTTATCTGGTGCTGGTGAACGAAACGGTAAGTTCGATGTTGGGAGATCAGCAGGACCGCAGTTTTAACTTTTACGGTGGCCAGAATGTCCTTCTGCCCTGGCCAACTGATGGCACAGATCAGGCATATTACCTTTCAGGCCCAGGTGTTGATACGACTGCGGCAGTCTTTCGCAAATCTTCCAGCGATCCCTATTTTCGATTGTCTCCAGATCGTACGGGTTATCAGGGCCACTTTCGAGTCGAATCGGAAGATCGCAAATTTCGCGAGGGATTCAGCATTAATATTCCTCCCAACGAAACGAATCTGGAGAGACTGGAGTCTGGATTAATTACCGAAATCATGGGTGAGGAATCGCTGGTTTCTGCAGATCGGGAATTATCCCTCGACGATTCTCTTCGCGGCAAAGTCAGCCAGCCGATTGAACTGTTCCCGCTGCTGATGATTGCTTTGTTGCTGTTTCTGGCATTTGAAAACTTTCTTTCGAATCGCTTTTATCGCAAGCGAACGGCAGAAGGTGGGGGGAAATAA
- a CDS encoding glutamine amidotransferase: MEPTTVWKIATNPAWRPFTEADQYGYIGLGVVAAILVGLTIWTYRGSGQSTPRRITMLVTLRLMALVVAILVALRPAASITEIPKLPSTLIVVLDSSESMTIKDEPNSTRWETVQQALSKSEELFNQLKNDQQVTVYVYHFNKDFSPNTGTYDAQVVPNGKATDFATMLDQLYIKHQSEPLLRGMIVLSDGADNGTKPALQEALRWRGIGCPIYTFAVGQSSTTSKEKDVALTSISPDPSPVPIKSELKIKGKINAQGFEGSKIKVRMLIDGEIKATEEFPLPNAVDNEIEFTTKAPEKPGEVKVSLELVDPPLNQVTDQNDRIDTFLTVTKEGVRVLVIAKSGWELKHIRRALASDTRIDYVEAIRSTTAQGTIQENTAFDIQSQNYDVVIIGDVAPEMLTAVRPTILNELKEMVLEKGLGFMMTGGAYSFAGTAGIPGANGWKSTPIAEILPVILPAFAPALISETTAVYPTEDGWMEYITRLELDGQKNRTSWELLNTEYLKLRGYSDLGQVKAGGKVLIRANNATNGAPLLVSQEIGNNGRVLAFGASDTYYWTQPGPDPQQRKRPAELHERFWKQTVLWLAHQDELEGNLLVRPEYRRIVQGGQQIIRISLKDKQGDEIKNPDFRFQILKPGENANRDAAQKPDPDPRGGGKVQLKVQDVGEFTVVAWGEGLDPKGEKIADDGSARYVVYPDISDELIRPAANPDFLLKLENSANGSALDAVRRADRLSNFLETLIANPPTVATPKPKSYPDWRRDQQKWFLPLVLVIFTAILVGEWALRRLWGMV, encoded by the coding sequence ATGGAGCCAACCACCGTCTGGAAGATTGCAACTAATCCCGCGTGGCGACCTTTTACTGAAGCGGATCAGTATGGCTACATTGGCTTGGGTGTTGTTGCTGCCATTCTGGTCGGCCTCACCATCTGGACTTACCGAGGTTCCGGACAATCGACGCCTCGACGAATCACAATGCTGGTCACCCTAAGGTTAATGGCACTTGTGGTGGCAATTCTTGTTGCGTTAAGGCCTGCCGCCTCAATCACTGAAATTCCCAAATTGCCCTCCACCTTGATTGTTGTGCTCGATTCTTCAGAAAGTATGACCATCAAGGACGAACCCAACTCGACTCGATGGGAAACCGTTCAACAAGCCCTCAGTAAATCGGAAGAACTATTCAATCAATTGAAAAATGATCAGCAGGTAACCGTCTACGTTTACCATTTCAACAAGGATTTCAGCCCCAACACCGGCACGTATGATGCCCAGGTGGTACCGAATGGCAAAGCAACTGATTTTGCGACAATGCTGGATCAGCTATACATCAAGCACCAATCAGAACCACTGTTGCGTGGGATGATTGTGCTGAGCGATGGTGCAGATAATGGTACAAAGCCTGCATTACAGGAAGCATTACGATGGCGCGGAATTGGCTGCCCAATATACACCTTCGCTGTGGGACAATCCAGCACGACATCGAAAGAAAAAGATGTTGCCCTGACTTCAATTAGTCCGGATCCTTCACCAGTCCCCATTAAATCTGAGTTGAAGATTAAAGGTAAAATTAATGCCCAGGGGTTTGAGGGCTCCAAGATCAAAGTCCGCATGCTGATTGATGGAGAAATCAAAGCAACTGAAGAATTTCCTCTGCCGAATGCGGTCGATAATGAAATCGAGTTCACAACCAAGGCACCAGAAAAGCCTGGGGAAGTGAAAGTCAGCCTTGAACTGGTGGATCCGCCACTTAACCAGGTTACAGACCAGAATGATCGAATCGATACGTTTTTGACCGTTACCAAAGAAGGCGTTCGGGTTTTGGTGATTGCCAAAAGCGGGTGGGAATTAAAGCATATTCGACGAGCGCTAGCTTCTGACACTCGGATCGATTACGTGGAAGCGATTCGTTCAACGACAGCCCAAGGCACAATACAGGAAAATACTGCCTTTGATATTCAATCCCAGAATTATGATGTGGTGATTATCGGTGATGTGGCACCGGAAATGCTTACAGCCGTCCGTCCCACCATTCTGAACGAATTGAAGGAAATGGTGCTGGAAAAAGGGCTTGGATTCATGATGACCGGTGGGGCATACAGTTTCGCCGGAACCGCAGGCATTCCCGGTGCAAATGGCTGGAAATCCACCCCCATTGCTGAAATCCTGCCTGTGATTCTGCCGGCATTCGCACCCGCACTGATTTCTGAAACCACCGCTGTTTATCCTACGGAAGATGGCTGGATGGAATATATCACTCGTCTGGAACTGGATGGGCAAAAAAACCGCACTTCGTGGGAACTTCTTAATACGGAATACCTGAAACTGCGGGGGTATTCTGATTTGGGTCAGGTCAAAGCAGGTGGCAAGGTGCTGATCCGCGCCAATAACGCAACGAATGGTGCCCCACTGCTGGTCAGCCAGGAAATTGGTAACAATGGGCGGGTACTCGCCTTTGGTGCATCAGATACGTATTACTGGACTCAACCTGGCCCAGATCCGCAACAACGCAAACGTCCCGCGGAACTACACGAACGATTCTGGAAGCAGACTGTCCTCTGGCTGGCCCACCAGGACGAATTGGAAGGGAACCTGCTGGTGCGACCAGAATACCGACGAATTGTTCAAGGTGGGCAGCAAATTATTCGCATCAGTTTGAAAGACAAACAGGGGGATGAGATCAAAAACCCTGATTTTCGTTTCCAAATATTAAAGCCTGGTGAGAATGCCAATCGTGATGCAGCTCAGAAACCAGATCCCGACCCACGAGGTGGGGGAAAAGTGCAGTTAAAAGTACAAGATGTTGGTGAATTCACGGTGGTGGCGTGGGGCGAAGGTCTGGATCCCAAAGGTGAAAAAATTGCGGATGATGGCTCTGCCCGCTATGTGGTTTATCCGGATATTTCAGACGAGTTGATTCGACCTGCTGCCAATCCTGATTTTCTGCTAAAACTGGAAAATTCTGCCAATGGGTCAGCTCTGGATGCAGTGCGGCGTGCCGATCGATTGAGCAATTTTCTCGAAACTTTGATTGCGAATCCTCCCACGGTCGCAACACCGAAGCCCAAATCGTATCCCGACTGGCGGCGCGATCAACAAAAATGGTTCCTACCGTTAGTGCTGGTAATTTTCACAGCAATTCTGGTAGGTGAATGGGCCTTGCGCAGACTGTGGGGCATGGTCTAA
- the rpe gene encoding ribulose-phosphate 3-epimerase yields MKPILVEQLAPSILAADFAYLGDHVQAVDQAGCGRIHVDVMDGHFVPNLSMGPLVVDALRPVTQKPLEVHLMVTEPEKFLELFAKAGSDTIIFHQEVVQDPRSLIEKIRERGLKVGMAINPGTDVSVLEPFLAHLDLALCMTVWPGFGGQAFIPESIPRLEKLSKLIADSNPTCELEVDGGIDTRSIRQCFDAGATVFVAGTAIFHKSITPAEKIKLLLEC; encoded by the coding sequence TTGAAACCAATTCTTGTCGAACAACTTGCTCCTTCAATACTTGCGGCAGATTTTGCCTACCTTGGTGATCATGTGCAGGCGGTAGACCAGGCAGGCTGTGGCCGTATCCATGTGGATGTGATGGATGGCCATTTTGTGCCGAACCTCAGCATGGGGCCGTTGGTGGTGGATGCTCTTCGTCCGGTCACTCAAAAACCTCTGGAAGTTCATTTGATGGTTACAGAACCGGAGAAATTTCTGGAGTTGTTTGCTAAAGCTGGTTCAGATACTATTATTTTTCACCAGGAAGTGGTGCAGGACCCACGATCATTGATTGAAAAAATCCGCGAACGTGGCTTGAAAGTGGGCATGGCCATCAATCCGGGAACCGATGTTTCCGTACTGGAACCATTTTTAGCACACCTCGATCTGGCACTATGCATGACTGTCTGGCCTGGTTTTGGTGGGCAGGCATTCATTCCGGAAAGTATCCCACGGTTAGAAAAATTGTCGAAATTAATTGCGGATTCTAATCCAACATGTGAACTGGAAGTGGATGGCGGGATCGATACCCGTTCCATTCGGCAATGTTTCGACGCGGGTGCGACAGTTTTTGTGGCAGGTACTGCCATTTTTCACAAAAGCATCACTCCAGCCGAAAAAATCAAACTGCTGCTTGAATGTTAA
- a CDS encoding radical SAM protein, whose product MQTYPENRLRLLQDSKPDQLLIHEIYRSIQGESHYAGWPCVFVRTSVCGQRCTWCDTPHAFTQGEWIPIADIITKVASFQTRLVELTGGEPLLQHGTIELMSELCRLDYKVLLETGGAESLEHVPPGVHVIMDLKCPDSGEAERNYWPNLDLLKKTDEIKFVIASVEDFTWTIKQITENNLHTRFQVLVSAVFGKVTLADLATWVLDSGLPIRMQLQMHKFIWDPQARGV is encoded by the coding sequence ATGCAAACTTATCCCGAAAACCGCCTGCGACTTCTCCAGGATTCAAAGCCCGATCAGTTGCTGATCCACGAAATTTACCGCAGCATCCAGGGAGAATCTCATTACGCTGGTTGGCCGTGCGTGTTTGTGCGTACCAGTGTCTGTGGTCAACGCTGTACGTGGTGCGATACCCCCCACGCCTTTACCCAGGGTGAGTGGATTCCCATCGCAGATATTATTACGAAAGTGGCCAGTTTTCAGACCCGATTGGTGGAACTGACCGGTGGGGAACCACTTCTGCAGCACGGAACTATTGAATTAATGTCAGAATTGTGCAGACTGGATTACAAAGTATTACTGGAAACAGGTGGTGCAGAATCTCTGGAACATGTTCCACCTGGGGTTCATGTGATCATGGATTTGAAATGCCCAGATAGTGGGGAAGCCGAACGTAACTACTGGCCGAATCTGGACTTACTGAAAAAGACCGACGAAATTAAGTTTGTTATTGCCAGTGTGGAAGACTTCACCTGGACAATCAAACAAATAACAGAAAATAATCTGCATACCCGCTTTCAAGTCCTGGTAAGTGCAGTATTTGGCAAAGTTACCCTTGCAGATCTCGCCACGTGGGTGTTAGACAGCGGCTTGCCAATTCGGATGCAGTTACAGATGCATAAGTTTATCTGGGACCCCCAGGCACGTGGGGTGTGA
- a CDS encoding 3-isopropylmalate dehydratase — MQTIFEGRCLVLGDNVDTDQIIPAEFLTYNPAIPEEYRMFGKFALSGVPSAQMGLPKGHTPFHTADEYISDFQIIVAGKNFGCGSSREHAPIALAAAGISLVIAEFYARILYRNSVNGGYLVPCESTTRLIDQICTGDQLQVDLEQNLVTNLTTKDTWSLQPLGDVVPIIEAGGIFEYARRVGMLK, encoded by the coding sequence ATGCAGACGATATTTGAAGGTCGATGTCTGGTGTTGGGTGATAACGTTGATACGGACCAGATCATCCCGGCAGAATTCCTTACATACAATCCGGCGATTCCTGAAGAATACCGCATGTTCGGCAAATTCGCCCTTTCCGGTGTGCCATCTGCACAAATGGGACTGCCAAAAGGACATACACCTTTCCATACAGCAGATGAGTACATTTCTGATTTTCAGATTATTGTCGCTGGAAAAAACTTTGGCTGCGGGTCTTCTCGCGAACACGCACCGATTGCGTTAGCCGCAGCGGGGATTTCGCTGGTGATTGCTGAGTTTTACGCACGGATTTTATACCGCAACAGTGTTAACGGTGGGTATCTGGTTCCTTGTGAATCAACCACTCGATTGATTGATCAGATTTGCACAGGCGACCAGCTTCAGGTCGATCTGGAACAAAATCTGGTGACAAATCTGACCACCAAAGATACCTGGTCTTTGCAGCCGCTTGGCGATGTGGTGCCGATTATTGAAGCGGGTGGAATTTTTGAATACGCACGCCGCGTCGGGATGTTAAAGTAA
- a CDS encoding tetratricopeptide repeat protein yields MSDNFDQFNPQTAEEFCQRGVARMESQSWKDAIDDFTEAIKLKPDVAAGYRLRAIAFVEHGSVPRAIADLDMAVRLKPDDVDALYDRAQFFLRQKQYSEAIADCNRAISLDEGRGDLFALRGRVHESRGACELADLDFSKAIQLNPEGEFQYRVWRGDVRMKKDDVIDAVDDYTQAIAIRPDETYPWMRRATANWLLGQYQQALNDFSTGIEKDPESVKLHNGRGLVYQSMKDYSSALADFQISYRLQPENGSTQEYLAECYWHLGQHAEAFQAIDRAIEIHGNSAHLFNIRATFHYYMHDYAKAVRDHTAALKCDPNSAVTFNYLGWIWSTVPDRVFRNGRRAVECATRACELTEFLTATYLDTLAAANAEIGNFVEAEKWAERAVELAEKPEERTLYKQHADLFFERHPLRVTPEFHS; encoded by the coding sequence ATGTCCGATAATTTCGATCAATTCAACCCACAAACTGCCGAAGAATTTTGTCAGCGGGGTGTCGCCAGAATGGAATCCCAGTCCTGGAAAGATGCCATTGATGACTTTACTGAGGCAATCAAACTGAAACCGGACGTGGCAGCCGGCTACCGCCTGCGTGCGATTGCATTTGTAGAACACGGGTCTGTCCCACGGGCGATTGCCGATCTGGATATGGCAGTCCGTCTCAAACCAGATGATGTGGATGCACTTTACGACCGAGCCCAGTTTTTTCTACGACAAAAACAATATTCCGAGGCGATTGCTGACTGCAACCGTGCGATATCGCTTGATGAGGGACGTGGAGACCTCTTTGCATTGCGTGGCCGCGTACACGAATCACGCGGTGCATGTGAATTGGCAGATCTCGATTTCAGCAAAGCTATCCAGCTTAATCCGGAAGGTGAGTTCCAATATCGCGTCTGGCGTGGTGATGTCCGGATGAAGAAGGATGATGTAATTGATGCTGTGGACGATTACACTCAGGCAATTGCCATCCGACCTGACGAAACTTACCCATGGATGCGGCGCGCGACTGCCAACTGGCTATTAGGGCAATACCAGCAAGCCTTGAACGATTTCAGCACCGGAATCGAAAAAGACCCCGAATCAGTGAAACTGCACAACGGCCGTGGGCTGGTGTATCAATCGATGAAAGATTACTCATCAGCTTTGGCCGATTTTCAGATTTCCTATCGCCTGCAACCGGAAAATGGCTCCACCCAGGAGTATCTTGCGGAATGTTATTGGCACCTCGGGCAACATGCAGAAGCGTTTCAGGCGATTGATCGAGCGATTGAAATACACGGAAATTCTGCCCACCTTTTCAATATCCGTGCAACTTTTCACTATTACATGCACGATTATGCCAAAGCAGTGCGGGACCACACTGCCGCCTTGAAGTGTGACCCGAATAGTGCTGTGACTTTCAACTATCTGGGCTGGATCTGGAGTACCGTGCCTGATCGGGTATTTCGCAACGGGCGACGTGCGGTGGAATGTGCCACACGTGCGTGCGAATTGACGGAGTTTCTTACTGCCACTTACCTGGACACACTGGCCGCAGCCAATGCAGAAATCGGTAATTTCGTAGAAGCTGAAAAATGGGCAGAGCGTGCCGTGGAATTAGCTGAAAAACCGGAAGAACGGACGTTATACAAGCAACATGCTGACCTGTTTTTTGAACGGCACCCACTACGGGTAACTCCAGAATTTCATTCCTGA
- a CDS encoding DUF1501 domain-containing protein codes for MKKKQFCGRTRREFVWEAGAGFGSVALAGLMGNEATAKEAYQSPLAAKKPMFHAKAKSVIFLFMYGGPSHVDTFDYKPKLYPLDGKTIEVKTFGRGGHRNQGRVVGPKWKFKQYGQTGKWVSDLFPHVATCVDDISFIHSMYADSPIHGSAMLMMNSGRILSGNPCLGSWVNYGLGTENQNLPGFVVMLDNKGGPISGPKNWSSGYMPATYQGTVLRATENPILDLKPSSNIPPAAQRALLDRLREKNEAHLQSGRADNSELQARIASYELAYNMQKSAPEVVDFSKETKETLDLYGIDGSRTEDFGRKCLLARRLVERGVRFVQIYSGGAHNDDNWDAHSDMVENHTKHAGNTDKAIAGLLKDLKRTGMLDSTLVVWGGEFGRQPTAEYAKGTGRDHNAYGFTMWMAGGGIKPGVSVGETDELGSAAISERTHVKQLHATILHQMGLDPNKLSYFYGGLDQKLVGVEGAEPIKKLI; via the coding sequence ATGAAAAAGAAGCAATTTTGTGGTCGAACCAGACGTGAATTCGTCTGGGAAGCGGGTGCCGGTTTTGGTTCTGTCGCCCTGGCAGGCTTAATGGGCAACGAAGCCACCGCCAAAGAAGCGTATCAATCGCCTTTAGCAGCGAAGAAACCAATGTTTCATGCGAAAGCGAAAAGTGTAATCTTTTTGTTTATGTACGGTGGCCCCAGCCATGTGGATACCTTTGATTACAAGCCGAAACTTTACCCACTCGATGGAAAGACTATTGAAGTAAAAACCTTCGGACGTGGGGGGCACCGCAACCAGGGGCGGGTGGTTGGCCCAAAATGGAAGTTCAAACAATATGGCCAGACAGGAAAATGGGTCAGTGATCTGTTCCCACATGTTGCTACATGCGTAGATGATATTTCCTTTATCCACAGCATGTACGCAGACTCCCCCATTCATGGTTCTGCCATGCTCATGATGAACAGTGGGAGAATCCTCAGTGGTAATCCCTGTCTCGGATCGTGGGTGAATTATGGATTAGGAACGGAAAATCAGAACCTGCCCGGCTTTGTAGTCATGCTCGACAACAAAGGTGGGCCGATCAGTGGCCCAAAAAACTGGTCGAGTGGCTACATGCCTGCCACTTACCAGGGCACCGTACTGCGTGCCACTGAAAACCCCATTCTGGACCTGAAACCCTCATCCAACATCCCACCAGCCGCCCAAAGGGCGTTGCTGGATCGATTGCGGGAGAAAAATGAAGCCCACTTGCAGTCGGGACGTGCCGATAACAGCGAACTTCAAGCACGAATAGCCAGTTACGAACTAGCTTACAATATGCAGAAATCCGCTCCGGAAGTGGTCGATTTTTCGAAGGAAACGAAAGAAACGCTTGACTTATATGGCATTGATGGCAGCCGCACGGAAGATTTTGGGCGAAAATGCCTGCTTGCCCGCCGTCTCGTGGAACGTGGGGTCCGATTTGTCCAGATTTACTCTGGTGGGGCCCACAATGATGATAACTGGGATGCCCACTCCGACATGGTGGAAAATCACACGAAGCATGCCGGTAATACTGATAAGGCAATTGCTGGTCTTCTGAAAGATTTGAAGCGAACGGGTATGTTGGACAGCACACTCGTGGTATGGGGTGGGGAATTTGGCCGTCAACCCACTGCAGAATACGCCAAAGGAACTGGTAGAGACCACAATGCCTATGGCTTTACCATGTGGATGGCAGGTGGTGGGATTAAACCAGGTGTTTCTGTGGGAGAAACCGACGAACTGGGCAGTGCCGCCATCAGCGAACGCACTCATGTGAAGCAGCTTCATGCCACCATTCTCCACCAGATGGGTCTCGATCCGAACAAATTAAGCTATTTCTATGGTGGACTCGATCAAAAACTGGTCGGCGTCGAAGGTGCTGAGCCAATCAAAAAGTTAATATGA